The Campylobacter sp. CN_NE2 genome contains a region encoding:
- a CDS encoding ATP-dependent helicase: MEILNDLNPSQKKAATHIDGAMLILAGAGSGKTKTITTRLAYLLANGIDPASTLTLTFTNKAANEMRQRALNLIKNLKLNTTPLLCTFHKFGLLFLKFHINELGRKNNFSVIDTDDKKRIIKSFESDLPTSTLANEISKYKNSLLDYEDVLQNANLIAEEIGKISQGFYLKTAEIYKKYEEYLKTNNLVDFDDLLVLTYKILEKNEALCDEISRRYQYITVDEYQDTNDIQFKILKLLCKCHENLVVVGDDDQSIYGWRGAKVENILNFKDQFESVKVIRLEENYRSTTQILAAANELIDHNRNRLGKNLKSVKGGGDEIELMESGDETYEANKISAKIQLLISQGVNPSEIAILYRVNALSRSIEEGLNKAKIPYKMVGGVKFYERAEIKDAIAYLRLILNENDDFSLRRIINRPKRGLGKVGLAKLEKIAYDNKISLVNAINLLSSGDVSKKSHAELLKFANSLKETRQMDGIYNILNEFDKAFGLKDYYESLPDGSERIANLNEFYALLKDEALNKENFDLEEFLNETTLLSEQDGISGESISIMSVHASKGLEFEHLFVIGLEEGFFPLIGDGTDIEEERRLAYVALTRAKKSLSLSRVESRFYKGKRERLEKSRFLNEIGVSDGALVIQSKSEYKKGDLIKHKLFGIGRVISVTKVRNEQKLKINFGGIEREIMSNFVSKAV, translated from the coding sequence ATGGAAATTTTAAACGATTTAAATCCCAGTCAAAAAAAAGCCGCCACGCACATAGACGGAGCGATGCTGATTTTAGCAGGAGCCGGTAGCGGAAAAACCAAAACCATCACAACTCGCCTTGCATATTTACTAGCAAACGGCATTGATCCGGCTTCGACTTTGACGCTCACTTTTACAAATAAAGCCGCAAACGAAATGCGTCAAAGAGCCTTAAATTTGATAAAAAATTTAAAACTTAACACAACGCCGCTTTTATGCACATTTCACAAATTTGGGCTTTTATTTTTAAAATTTCACATTAACGAACTTGGTCGCAAAAATAACTTCTCTGTCATCGATACAGATGATAAAAAACGCATTATAAAGTCATTTGAGAGCGATTTGCCTACTTCCACACTCGCAAATGAAATCTCAAAATACAAAAATTCGCTCCTAGATTACGAAGATGTCTTGCAAAATGCAAATTTAATCGCAGAAGAAATCGGCAAAATTTCGCAAGGCTTTTACCTAAAAACGGCTGAAATTTACAAAAAATACGAAGAATATCTAAAAACAAATAATCTAGTCGATTTTGATGATTTGCTTGTTTTAACCTATAAAATTTTAGAAAAAAATGAAGCTTTATGCGATGAAATTTCACGCCGTTATCAATATATCACGGTCGATGAATATCAAGATACAAACGATATTCAGTTTAAAATTTTAAAACTTCTTTGCAAATGCCACGAAAATTTGGTCGTTGTCGGCGATGATGATCAAAGTATTTATGGTTGGCGTGGCGCAAAAGTGGAAAATATCTTAAATTTCAAAGATCAGTTTGAAAGCGTAAAGGTAATTCGCCTTGAAGAAAATTATCGCTCGACAACTCAAATTTTAGCCGCCGCAAACGAGCTAATCGATCACAACCGAAATCGCTTAGGTAAAAATCTAAAAAGCGTTAAAGGAGGCGGCGACGAGATAGAGCTAATGGAATCAGGCGATGAAACTTATGAAGCAAATAAAATTTCAGCCAAAATTCAGCTTCTTATCTCGCAAGGGGTAAATCCTAGCGAAATCGCCATTTTATACCGCGTAAATGCGCTCTCACGCAGTATCGAAGAAGGACTAAATAAAGCCAAAATTCCATACAAAATGGTCGGCGGAGTAAAATTCTACGAACGAGCCGAAATCAAAGATGCGATTGCATATTTGCGTTTAATATTAAACGAAAATGACGATTTTTCGCTTCGTCGCATTATAAATCGCCCAAAAAGGGGCTTAGGTAAAGTAGGTCTAGCCAAACTAGAAAAAATCGCCTATGATAACAAAATCAGCTTAGTTAATGCCATAAATTTGCTAAGTAGCGGCGATGTTAGTAAAAAAAGCCACGCTGAGCTTTTAAAATTTGCAAATTCATTAAAAGAAACTAGGCAAATGGACGGAATTTATAATATTTTAAACGAATTTGACAAGGCTTTTGGCTTGAAAGATTATTACGAAAGTTTGCCTGACGGAAGCGAAAGAATCGCAAACCTTAACGAATTTTACGCACTTTTAAAAGACGAAGCTTTAAATAAAGAAAATTTTGACTTAGAAGAATTTTTAAACGAAACCACGCTACTTAGCGAACAAGACGGCATAAGTGGCGAAAGTATCTCCATAATGAGCGTTCATGCGAGTAAGGGCTTGGAGTTTGAACACCTTTTTGTCATCGGACTTGAAGAGGGCTTTTTTCCACTCATCGGAGACGGCACCGACATAGAAGAAGAACGCAGATTAGCGTATGTAGCACTCACAAGAGCCAAAAAAAGCCTGAGTTTAAGCAGAGTAGAAAGCAGATTTTACAAAGGCAAAAGAGAACGGCTTGAAAAAAGTAGATTTTTAAACGAAATCGGCGTGAGCGACGGCGCTTTGGTTATCCAAAGCAAAAGCGAATACAAAAAAGGCGATTTAATCAAACATAAGCTTTTTGGTATCGGACGCGTCATAAGCGTTACAAAGGTGCGAAACGAGCAGAAGCTAAAAATAAATTTTGGCGGAATCGAACGCGAGATTATGTCAAATTTTGTTTCCAAAGCCGTTTAA
- the truB gene encoding tRNA pseudouridine(55) synthase TruB, with translation MDGENSVNLANSKNSANLGENSNRLFVAYKPSGISSNQFLGKLKRKYGIKSAGFSGTLDPFASGVLVVAFGSFTRFFRFFKKEPKVYRATLWLGASCISQDNENIDNVEVLSKFDESFLKEQISNLVGEITYTPPKFSAKKINGKRAYEMARNGVEFELKTQKMQVFSCEILSYMHPFLTFEIAVSEGGYIRSFGQILAKNLGVNATLSALERLSEGEFKFQNEKALNPLIYLNLKENFYNGEINDIKLGKKLNSHDFKFSEFGRYIVHLENEFAILEFDESGVKYLLNKVRV, from the coding sequence TTGGACGGCGAAAATTCTGTAAATTTAGCAAATTCGAAAAATTCGGCAAATTTAGGCGAAAATTCAAATAGACTTTTTGTCGCATATAAGCCAAGCGGTATTAGCTCAAATCAATTTTTAGGAAAATTAAAACGCAAATACGGCATTAAAAGTGCCGGTTTTAGTGGCACACTTGATCCTTTTGCAAGTGGTGTTTTGGTTGTGGCTTTTGGAAGCTTTACGCGTTTCTTTCGCTTTTTTAAAAAAGAACCAAAGGTTTATAGGGCGACTTTGTGGCTAGGGGCAAGTTGCATTAGCCAAGATAACGAAAATATCGATAATGTGGAAGTTTTAAGTAAATTTGACGAGAGTTTTTTAAAAGAACAAATTTCAAATTTAGTTGGCGAGATAACCTACACGCCGCCAAAATTTAGCGCAAAAAAAATTAACGGAAAAAGAGCTTACGAAATGGCACGAAACGGCGTGGAATTCGAGCTAAAAACGCAAAAAATGCAGGTTTTTTCGTGTGAAATTTTAAGCTATATGCACCCGTTTTTAACCTTTGAAATCGCCGTTAGCGAAGGCGGATATATCCGCTCTTTTGGGCAAATTTTAGCCAAAAATTTAGGCGTAAATGCGACACTTTCGGCGTTAGAGCGTTTAAGCGAAGGCGAGTTTAAATTCCAAAACGAAAAAGCCTTAAATCCGCTTATTTATCTAAATTTGAAAGAAAATTTTTATAACGGCGAAATTAACGATATAAAACTTGGCAAAAAATTAAATTCACACGATTTTAAATTTAGCGAATTTGGACGCTATATCGTGCATTTGGAAAATGAATTTGCTATTTTAGAATTTGACGAAAGTGGCGTAAAATATCTTTTAAACAAGGTTAGAGTTTGA
- a CDS encoding 4-(cytidine 5'-diphospho)-2-C-methyl-D-erythritol kinase produces MKSFAKINVFLKITGLRGNYHELASRFVLLENIYDEIEFVKFNGDGNLQIRSNKEIKGKNIIEKAYDMLCEAGFKNELKEFFANHFVNLEKNIPMGGGLGGGSSNGAAFLKMINEKANLKINSQNLAKIGAKIGADVPFFLSEFKAANVAGIGEKITEFDDEVPNFKLSLKNISCDTAKVYGEFRANFLKFDTKFANSLLNLKSCDILNEFENYELNDLLRPCLSLYPNLQICKDEFLSGSGSSCFKVAK; encoded by the coding sequence TTGAAAAGTTTTGCAAAAATAAATGTATTTTTAAAAATCACCGGACTTAGGGGAAATTACCACGAACTGGCTTCTCGTTTTGTTTTGCTAGAAAATATTTATGATGAGATTGAATTTGTTAAATTTAACGGCGACGGAAATTTGCAAATTCGCTCAAACAAAGAGATTAAAGGCAAAAATATAATCGAAAAAGCTTACGATATGCTTTGCGAAGCAGGTTTTAAAAACGAGTTAAAAGAATTTTTTGCAAACCATTTTGTGAATTTAGAAAAAAATATCCCTATGGGTGGCGGTTTGGGTGGCGGTAGCTCAAACGGGGCTGCGTTTTTAAAAATGATAAACGAAAAAGCAAATTTAAAAATAAACAGCCAAAATTTAGCTAAAATCGGAGCTAAAATCGGTGCGGATGTGCCGTTTTTTTTAAGCGAATTTAAAGCTGCAAATGTCGCAGGAATCGGCGAAAAAATCACTGAATTCGATGATGAAGTTCCAAATTTTAAGCTTTCGCTTAAAAATATCTCTTGCGATACGGCAAAAGTTTATGGCGAATTTAGGGCAAATTTCTTAAAATTCGATACAAAATTTGCAAATTCGCTTTTAAATTTAAAAAGTTGCGATATTCTAAACGAGTTTGAAAATTATGAGTTAAACGACCTGCTTCGTCCGTGTTTGAGCTTGTATCCAAATTTGCAAATTTGCAAAGACGAGTTTTTAAGCGGAAGCGGAAGCTCGTGTTTTAAGGTGGCAAAATGA
- the smpB gene encoding SsrA-binding protein SmpB, with protein sequence MKELARNKKAYHDFTILEKFEAGIVLKGSEVKSLRAGRANLKDSFCRVIKGELFLLNAHISYLETTNSHFRPNERAARKLLMHRKQIDKLLGSVTKEGLTLVVLSLYLNDKNIVKANIALAKGKNLHDKREALKRKDADREARSAMKKYV encoded by the coding sequence ATGAAAGAGTTAGCTAGAAATAAAAAAGCTTATCACGATTTTACGATTTTAGAAAAATTTGAAGCAGGAATCGTGCTAAAAGGTAGCGAAGTAAAGTCGCTTCGCGCCGGAAGAGCGAATTTAAAAGATAGCTTTTGCCGTGTGATTAAAGGTGAGCTTTTTTTGCTAAATGCGCACATTAGCTATTTGGAGACGACAAATTCGCACTTTCGTCCAAATGAACGAGCTGCGCGAAAACTTTTAATGCACCGAAAACAGATAGATAAGCTTCTTGGAAGCGTAACCAAAGAAGGGCTTACGCTCGTGGTTTTATCGCTTTATCTAAACGATAAAAATATCGTAAAAGCAAATATCGCTTTGGCAAAGGGTAAAAATTTGCACGACAAAAGGGAAGCCCTAAAACGCAAAGATGCCGACAGAGAAGCTAGAAGCGCAATGAAAAAGTATGTATAA